One genomic window of Tachypleus tridentatus isolate NWPU-2018 chromosome 12, ASM421037v1, whole genome shotgun sequence includes the following:
- the LOC143233373 gene encoding uncharacterized protein LOC143233373, with protein sequence MADTDTEGDVAPDNETRVTDEGEGNAEDNAEDGTPISTKKARGKRKASATPSHKRQRAANAKKPKVIGSAEAANKSETKTTSGRKKKKSPVTHPRTLDMAIEAISSLNEPSGASYQAIRRWILDNYHTVRPDMIKVMLRRAFTQGLQEGYLWRPRSQQMTQVLSGRYHIAPSKAKSMLAKSPRLRSLQNKANKKISAKKSKATSKKIKIKIAQSTPKKKPVPRSPKKQPKKSVVRRKTKPETPKKKPGKISQRNLKSKKKK encoded by the coding sequence ATGGCAGACACAGACACAGAAGGAGACGTAGCGCCGGACAATGAGACACGGGTTACTGACGAAGGTGAAGGCAACGCAGAAGATAATGCAGAAGATGGAACACCAATTTCGACAAAAAAGGCGAGGGGAAAAAGGAAAGCGAGTGCCACCCCGAGCCACAAACGTCAAAGGGCAGCTAACGCAAAGAAACCCAAAGTGATAGGTAGTGCGGAAGCAGCAAACAAAAGTGAAACGAAAACCACTAGTggtagaaagaaaaagaaatcccCAGTTACTCATCCAAGGACCTTAGACATGGCTATTGAAGCTATTTCTTCCCTTAACGAGCCTTCGGGGGCATCATACCAAGCCATACGACGGTGGATTTTGGATAATTACCACACTGTTCGCCCAGATATGATTAAGGTGATGTTAAGACGTGCTTTTACACAGGGTttgcaagagggctatctgtggcgACCGAGGTCTCAGCAGATGACCCAAGTGTTGTCTGGAAGGTATCATATTGCACCTTCTAAAGCAAAATCTATGCTGGCTAAATCGCCGAGACTCCGAAGTctacaaaacaaagcaaacaaaaagaTTAGTGCTAAGAAATCAAAAGCAACTTCAAAAAAGATCAAGATTAAGATAGCTCAGTCTACACCCAAGAAGAAACCAGTACCACGTTCTCCGAAAAAACAGCCAAAAAAATCGGTCGTTCGGAGAAAAACAAAGCCCGAAACTCCTAAGAAAAAACCTGGTAAAATTTCTCAGCGTAATCTAAAGtctaaaaagaagaaataa